The DNA region TGCCCGCTGCCTGTTAATCTGACTTTTAGCCCTGGGTAGATATGATATATATTGCCAGAAAACAGATATAAAGATCGGGCCTTTCCTTATGTAGAACCTGCACTATTTTCAGCCTTCTCCTCTGATATATAGGAAGGTTCAATTTTTGCCTTCCTTATGCGGGTTGAATTAAGCACCACGCTCAAGGAGCTTGTGGCCATAGCCGCAGCCCCAATTATGGGGTGGATTAGCCCCAGAAAGGCAGCGGGGATAGCTATGGCATTATAGAACCAGGCCCAGAAATAGTTCTGCCTGATCTTATTAAAAGTGGCATTAGACAGTTTTATTGCAGATATAATGGAACTGAGGTCTCCCCTCACAAGGGTGATATCTGCTGATTCTATGGCTATATCGGTACCAGCGCCGATGGCTATTCCCACATTGGCCTGTTTTAGGGCCGGAGCATCGTTTATGCCGTCCCCTACCATGGCTACATTTTCAAATTCCTCCTGAAGCTTCTTTATTTCATCCACTTTCCCGTCCGGCAGAACCTCGGCCAGATATCTGCTCATGCCCACCTTGCGGGCAATGGCTTTGGCAGTTCTCTGGTTATCTCCGGTGATCATGACTGTTCTCATTCCCATTTTCTCTATCTCTGCAATAGCCTTTGCCGAGTCTTCTTTAAGGGTATCGGCTACGGCTATAATACCTGCAAGCTTTCCATCCACCGCCACCAGCATAGCTGTCTTTGCTTCGTCTTCCAGGCCCTCCAGTTCTTTCATATGTTGTTGGTAAGAGATTTTTTCTGTCTCCATTAATTTGGGGCTCCCTACCAGAACCTTTTTTTGGTCTATGCTGCCGTAAACGCCTTTTCCGGTTACCGAAGAGAAGTCTCTGACTTCTTTTAAGCCTATATTTCTTTCTTTAGCCTGTTTTACCATAGCCTCGCCCAGAGGATGCTCAGAAGCAGCTTCCACGCTGGCAGCATAAACAAGGAGATCCCTGTCAATAAAACCATTAAGGGGGATAAGGTCGGTGACCTCTGGTTTTCCTTTGGTTATTGTACCTGTTTTGTCAAAAGCAATTACCCTTATATTCTTCATCGTCTGTATGGCTTCGCCTTTCCTGATTAAAATCCCTTTTTCAGCTCCCAAGCCGCTGCCCACCATGATAGCTGTGGGGGTAGCCAATCCCAGTGCGCAGGGGCAGGAGATAACCAGAACGGCTATGGTAGCCAGTATGGCCAGTGAAAAAACCGGTATAGCAGTAGTGCTCCAGGGAAAATTAAAATATTCAACAATAGCTATGTGGAAATCAGGAAAAACCATCCAGGAGACAAAAGCGAGGATGGATACAACAATCACCACCGGCACAAAGTACCCGGTAACCCGGTCTGCAAATTCCTGGATGGGCACCTTGGATCCCTGGCATTCTTCTACCATTTTAATAACCTGAGCCAGAAAGGTATCCTTGCCCACTTTTGTAGCCTTTACTTTTAACAAGCCGTGCTTGTTAATAGTGGAGCCAATTACAGCGTCCCCCTTTA from Actinomycetes bacterium includes:
- a CDS encoding heavy metal translocating P-type ATPase → MNKVKNEKIALALIGMSCASCAQRIEKALSKTEGVESARVNFAAEKAFISYDFRRVNEEKLIEVIRNEGYDAKASQEEALTVTFKISGMSCASCAQKIEKELNSRDGVVRASVNFPMEKLTVKYDPSAISQVEFKKIVQGLGYELTGEKKEEEKDKAMEQMSHTARRMWFAISLAGPIMIMMAIHMFVVAIPYYFPIIYILGFPVIFIAGWETHRGAFKSIKNLSPNMDTLVTLGSLVPYLLNILTFWLPITSFVEMATAILTLHLVGRYLEAKAKGRASQAIKKLLELEAKNARIMVEGKEIEVPVEEVRVGQVMVVRPGEKIPSDGVVIDGQSTVDESMATGESLPVRRVKGDAVIGSTINKHGLLKVKATKVGKDTFLAQVIKMVEECQGSKVPIQEFADRVTGYFVPVVIVVSILAFVSWMVFPDFHIAIVEYFNFPWSTTAIPVFSLAILATIAVLVISCPCALGLATPTAIMVGSGLGAEKGILIRKGEAIQTMKNIRVIAFDKTGTITKGKPEVTDLIPLNGFIDRDLLVYAASVEAASEHPLGEAMVKQAKERNIGLKEVRDFSSVTGKGVYGSIDQKKVLVGSPKLMETEKISYQQHMKELEGLEDEAKTAMLVAVDGKLAGIIAVADTLKEDSAKAIAEIEKMGMRTVMITGDNQRTAKAIARKVGMSRYLAEVLPDGKVDEIKKLQEEFENVAMVGDGINDAPALKQANVGIAIGAGTDIAIESADITLVRGDLSSIISAIKLSNATFNKIRQNYFWAWFYNAIAIPAAFLGLIHPIIGAAAMATSSLSVVLNSTRIRKAKIEPSYISEEKAENSAGST